In one window of Tenacibaculum mesophilum DNA:
- a CDS encoding toxin-antitoxin system YwqK family antitoxin: protein MKNNVFILCFFITFSLVGQKTYHKSFYEEGTLKEEGWLENNKKTDYWIFYYKNGNIKKEGSFKNNLPVKYWHFYYENSFKKKEGHFINGLPNKWWVFYNNKGGIYQKCQIKNNKKNGYCLLYKKHKVTKAIKFKEGLKLKEWNNLSSFAKENNLNDLK, encoded by the coding sequence ATGAAAAATAATGTTTTCATACTATGCTTTTTTATTACTTTCTCTTTAGTTGGGCAAAAAACATATCATAAATCATTTTATGAAGAAGGAACACTAAAAGAAGAAGGCTGGCTTGAAAATAATAAAAAAACCGATTATTGGATTTTTTATTACAAAAATGGAAACATTAAAAAAGAAGGAAGTTTTAAAAATAACCTTCCTGTTAAGTATTGGCATTTTTATTATGAAAACTCTTTTAAAAAAAAGGAAGGACATTTTATTAATGGATTACCAAACAAATGGTGGGTCTTTTACAATAATAAAGGAGGTATTTATCAAAAATGTCAAATCAAAAACAATAAAAAAAACGGTTACTGTTTATTATACAAAAAACATAAGGTAACAAAAGCTATAAAGTTTAAAGAAGGACTAAAGCTAAAAGAATGGAATAATTTGTCTTCTTTTGCAAAAGAAAACAATCTCAACGACTTAAAATAA
- a CDS encoding sterol desaturase family protein, producing MERYLEIVKNSYTGYWNYLKQSVLFEIQWENYFYGLIIISLIVWGLEIIFPWRKNQPLFRKDFWLDTFYMFFNFFLLNLIVLIALSNTAEQFFNDILGLVGLSVANFQLFDINTFPYWARLLVFFISIDFVQWFTHTLLHRYEFLWNFHKVHHSVKQMGFAAHLRYHWMEPVVYNSMKYIPLAIMGGFTAQDVAIVHFFNITIGHLNHANINWDYGWLKYILNNPKMHIWHHAKELPEDRKMGVNFGITLSIWDYIFKTDYIPYNGRDIELGFEGDEKFPKDFIHQEIYPIGKK from the coding sequence ATGGAAAGATACCTAGAAATCGTAAAAAACTCCTACACTGGTTATTGGAACTACTTAAAACAATCTGTTTTGTTTGAAATTCAATGGGAAAATTATTTTTATGGTTTAATTATAATTTCTCTTATTGTTTGGGGATTAGAAATTATCTTTCCTTGGCGCAAAAACCAACCTTTATTTCGTAAAGATTTTTGGCTGGATACTTTTTACATGTTTTTCAATTTCTTTTTACTAAACCTCATCGTTCTTATTGCCTTATCAAATACAGCAGAGCAGTTTTTTAATGATATTTTAGGTTTGGTTGGATTATCGGTTGCTAATTTTCAATTATTCGACATCAACACATTTCCTTATTGGGCGAGACTCTTAGTATTTTTTATTAGTATTGATTTTGTACAGTGGTTCACTCATACATTATTACATCGATATGAATTTTTATGGAACTTTCATAAAGTGCACCATTCCGTAAAACAAATGGGGTTTGCTGCCCACTTACGTTACCATTGGATGGAACCCGTAGTATATAACTCTATGAAGTATATTCCGCTTGCTATTATGGGCGGATTTACAGCACAAGACGTTGCTATTGTTCATTTTTTCAACATTACTATTGGTCATCTTAATCATGCCAATATTAACTGGGATTACGGTTGGTTAAAATATATTCTGAACAATCCAAAAATGCATATTTGGCATCATGCAAAAGAACTTCCTGAAGACAGAAAAATGGGAGTAAACTTTGGAATTACGCTAAGCATATGGGATTACATTTTTAAAACTGACTACATTCCTTACAATGGGCGTGATATTGAATTAGGTTTTGAAGGGGATGAAAAATTCCCTAAAGACTTTATTCACCAAGAAATATATCCAATAGGAAAAAAATAA
- a CDS encoding 4Fe-4S binding protein: MKIIKQTGLLLFLIGLIIFSGVIFTGSFNLNQSELDSFITEKGYKSEIIKEELSKAIVTDESFNIFEFSSRVRNAYEASNNHYNTLIAKYDAEKNWDKKGEQYQYLIYGKPHTLSYELAKKAGNGFVRNNSSLLWLLTFGLGILGALLFILPNFILLGPKGIKNNGIYLEASTNRGWIAWLVLIYLVVFYLLLYFFPDYVVNWTFILDPISKFLNGGEASQWFVYGFLYCVIMLTMGVRMYIKYRHNKYQVIRTTSVLFFQIVFAFLIPEIMTSLNMPGYDFKNAFPLDYDFFFEWNLDSLRNSGAIGLFILVWGIVLTLIIVPVMVYFFGKRWYCSWVCGCGGLAETLGDPYRQHSNKSMNAWKLERWLIHSVLVFSLIMTVVTLYCYFTGAQSFLGINSQWIKDTYSFLIGAWFAGVIGTGFYPIFGNRVWCRFGCPLAAYLGIVQRFKSRFRITTNGGQCISCGNCSTYCEQGIDVRAYAQKGENIVRASCVGCGICSAVCPRGVLKLENGPEKGRINPTEVLLGNDVDLMKLVNEK, from the coding sequence ATGAAAATAATAAAACAAACAGGTCTACTTCTATTCTTAATAGGGTTAATCATTTTTTCAGGAGTAATTTTTACGGGTTCTTTTAATTTAAATCAATCAGAACTAGATTCATTTATTACTGAAAAAGGATATAAAAGTGAAATCATAAAAGAGGAACTCAGTAAAGCTATTGTTACCGATGAAAGCTTTAATATTTTTGAATTTTCTAGTCGGGTTAGAAATGCTTATGAAGCATCTAACAATCATTATAATACTCTAATTGCTAAATACGACGCTGAAAAAAATTGGGATAAAAAAGGTGAACAATACCAATATTTAATTTATGGGAAACCCCATACCTTAAGTTATGAGTTAGCTAAAAAAGCTGGAAATGGTTTTGTTAGAAACAACTCAAGTTTGCTATGGTTACTCACTTTTGGTTTAGGTATTTTGGGAGCACTGTTATTTATACTTCCTAATTTTATTTTACTTGGTCCAAAAGGAATAAAGAATAATGGTATTTATTTAGAAGCTAGTACAAATCGAGGATGGATAGCTTGGTTAGTTTTAATTTACTTAGTTGTTTTTTACTTGTTGCTTTATTTTTTTCCTGATTATGTGGTTAACTGGACTTTTATATTAGACCCTATCAGTAAATTTTTAAACGGCGGTGAGGCAAGCCAGTGGTTTGTATACGGTTTTTTATACTGTGTGATTATGCTTACAATGGGAGTAAGAATGTATATAAAGTATAGACACAACAAATACCAAGTTATAAGAACAACTTCTGTTTTATTTTTTCAGATTGTATTTGCCTTCCTTATTCCAGAAATCATGACCAGTTTAAATATGCCTGGGTATGATTTTAAAAATGCTTTTCCGTTAGACTATGATTTCTTTTTTGAATGGAATTTAGATAGCTTGAGAAATAGCGGAGCTATTGGTTTATTTATTTTAGTTTGGGGTATTGTACTTACGCTTATCATTGTTCCTGTAATGGTATATTTCTTCGGAAAAAGATGGTATTGCTCTTGGGTTTGTGGTTGTGGTGGTTTAGCTGAAACTTTAGGTGATCCATACCGTCAGCATTCTAACAAAAGTATGAATGCATGGAAACTAGAGCGCTGGTTAATACATAGTGTTTTGGTGTTCTCGTTAATAATGACCGTTGTAACGTTATACTGTTACTTTACTGGTGCACAATCTTTCCTTGGAATCAACTCTCAATGGATAAAAGACACCTACAGCTTTTTAATAGGAGCTTGGTTTGCAGGAGTTATTGGTACCGGGTTTTATCCAATTTTTGGAAACCGTGTTTGGTGTCGTTTCGGTTGTCCGTTAGCCGCTTATTTAGGAATTGTACAACGTTTTAAATCTCGATTTAGAATTACTACCAATGGCGGACAATGTATTTCTTGTGGAAATTGTTCTACGTATTGTGAACAAGGTATTGATGTACGTGCATATGCCCAAAAAGGAGAAAATATAGTGCGTGCAAGTTGTGTTGGTTGTGGTATTTGTTCGGCAGTATGCCCTAGAGGAGTATTGAAGTTGGAAAATGGTCCGGAAAAAGGACGTATCAACCCAACAGAGGTTTTATTAGGTAACGATGTTGATTTAATGAAATTGGTAAATGAAAAATAA
- a CDS encoding NAD(P)/FAD-dependent oxidoreductase: protein MEHVVIIGNGISGVTAARHIRKLSDKKITLISSETDEFFSRTALMYVYMGHMKFEHTQPYESWFWKKNRINLKKGFVSKVHSSEKEIAFSTGEKLSYDKLIIATGSKPNKFGWPGQDLKGVTGMYHKQDLEALEQYAPNNKICKRAVIVGGGLIGIELAEMLHSRNIPVTFLVRENSFWDKVLPKGESAMINREIIENHIDLRLGVNLKEIRSDKNGQVTSVIIEETGEEIPCNVVGLTAGVSPNIDFLKDSKIELGRGVKVNRFLETNIKDVYAIGDCAEQHEAIGLRRPIEAVWYTGRMMGETVAQTICGNRIQYKPGHWFNSAKFIDIEYQTYGWVWPQPKENEAHFYWEHESGKKCIRINYDKNTQEFLGINTLGIRMRHEFFDKILNKKQSVTYTLEHLADANFDPEFYKLHESEIVAKFNKENNTNIQLKKKSWKRIFSRV from the coding sequence ATGGAGCACGTTGTTATTATTGGTAATGGAATTTCTGGAGTTACAGCCGCAAGGCATATCAGAAAATTATCAGACAAAAAAATTACCCTTATTTCTTCTGAAACTGATGAGTTCTTTTCAAGAACAGCTTTAATGTATGTGTACATGGGACACATGAAATTTGAACATACACAACCTTACGAATCTTGGTTTTGGAAAAAAAACAGAATCAATCTCAAAAAAGGGTTTGTTTCAAAAGTACATTCATCAGAAAAAGAAATAGCCTTTAGCACTGGAGAAAAACTGTCTTACGATAAGTTAATTATAGCCACTGGCTCTAAACCTAACAAGTTTGGTTGGCCTGGACAAGACTTAAAAGGTGTTACGGGAATGTATCATAAACAAGATTTAGAGGCTCTTGAACAATATGCTCCAAACAACAAAATATGTAAAAGAGCTGTTATTGTTGGTGGAGGTTTAATTGGAATTGAACTTGCCGAAATGCTTCATAGCAGAAATATCCCTGTTACCTTTTTAGTTCGTGAAAATAGTTTTTGGGACAAAGTGTTACCCAAGGGAGAATCTGCCATGATAAATCGTGAAATTATAGAAAATCATATCGATTTACGCTTAGGTGTGAACTTGAAGGAGATAAGGTCAGATAAAAACGGGCAAGTTACATCTGTAATTATTGAAGAAACTGGTGAAGAAATACCTTGTAATGTTGTTGGTTTGACTGCTGGTGTTTCTCCTAATATTGACTTTTTAAAAGATTCGAAAATTGAACTTGGTAGAGGAGTTAAAGTCAATCGTTTTTTAGAAACCAATATCAAAGATGTGTATGCAATTGGAGATTGTGCAGAACAACATGAAGCAATTGGTTTACGTCGTCCTATTGAAGCTGTTTGGTACACTGGTAGAATGATGGGAGAAACTGTTGCACAAACTATTTGTGGCAATCGAATTCAATACAAACCAGGGCACTGGTTTAACTCAGCAAAATTTATTGATATTGAATACCAAACTTATGGTTGGGTATGGCCGCAACCTAAAGAAAATGAAGCTCATTTTTACTGGGAGCACGAAAGTGGTAAAAAATGTATTCGAATTAACTATGATAAAAACACGCAAGAATTCCTTGGTATAAATACATTAGGGATACGAATGCGTCATGAGTTTTTTGACAAAATTTTGAATAAAAAGCAGTCTGTAACTTATACTTTAGAACATTTAGCAGATGCAAACTTCGACCCAGAATTCTATAAACTTCACGAATCAGAAATTGTAGCAAAATTCAACAAAGAAAACAACACCAATATTCAATTAAAAAAGAAAAGCTGGAAGCGAATTTTCAGCAGAGTTTAG
- a CDS encoding glycoside hydrolase family 113, which translates to MKTLKLLFIISCVFLVSSCTSQSKKINGVSFVASSKKITSKHINDVKKVSANYVTLMPFAFVKSLSSPNVIYDSKKQWFGETKEGVKQYAKEFQQSKIKIMLKPQIWVWNGVYTGTIKMKSEDEWRELEQSYEDFILVFAKVAEEINAEIFCIGTELEQFVINRPEYWKKLIKKIRKVYSGKLTYAANWDEFKRVDFWEDLDFIGIDAYFPLSDQKSPTLKDFEKGWQPHKNEIIQVQSKFNKPVLFTEYGYRSVNFTGKEPWKSDRIEGDINLENQQKALQALYNQFWKEDWFAGGFVWKWFHNHKEVGGEDNNRFTPQNKPAELTIKKMYENSK; encoded by the coding sequence ATGAAAACTCTAAAACTCCTTTTTATAATAAGTTGTGTTTTTTTGGTAAGCTCTTGTACGAGCCAATCAAAAAAGATAAACGGTGTTAGTTTTGTTGCTTCTTCAAAGAAGATAACAAGTAAACATATTAATGATGTAAAAAAGGTATCAGCAAATTATGTAACGTTGATGCCTTTTGCTTTTGTTAAAAGCTTGTCTTCTCCAAATGTAATTTATGACTCCAAAAAGCAATGGTTTGGAGAGACAAAAGAAGGTGTAAAACAATATGCCAAAGAGTTTCAACAAAGTAAAATAAAGATTATGTTGAAACCACAAATTTGGGTTTGGAATGGGGTGTATACAGGAACTATAAAAATGAAATCTGAAGATGAATGGAGAGAGTTAGAACAATCGTATGAAGATTTTATCCTCGTTTTTGCCAAAGTAGCAGAAGAAATTAATGCAGAAATTTTTTGTATTGGAACAGAATTGGAGCAGTTTGTAATAAACAGACCAGAATACTGGAAAAAACTCATTAAAAAAATTAGAAAGGTATACTCTGGAAAATTGACCTATGCAGCAAATTGGGACGAATTTAAGCGAGTAGACTTTTGGGAGGATTTAGACTTTATAGGAATTGATGCTTATTTTCCGTTAAGTGATCAAAAATCCCCAACTCTTAAAGATTTTGAAAAAGGTTGGCAACCTCACAAAAATGAAATTATTCAGGTTCAAAGTAAGTTTAATAAGCCTGTTTTATTTACCGAGTATGGGTACAGAAGTGTAAATTTTACTGGAAAAGAGCCATGGAAATCAGATAGAATAGAAGGAGATATCAATTTAGAAAACCAACAAAAAGCATTACAAGCTTTGTATAATCAATTTTGGAAAGAAGATTGGTTTGCTGGTGGTTTTGTTTGGAAATGGTTTCATAATCATAAAGAAGTTGGAGGGGAAGATAACAATAGGTTTACACCTCAAAACAAACCAGCAGAATTGACTATAAAAAAGATGTATGAAAATAGTAAATGA
- a CDS encoding POTRA domain-containing protein has protein sequence MKIVNEKYKNKYLFFLKTIILATFWLSVNCYSQEKSIEKITFSGAKKTKAHVLKKILKSKENKVLDSMVLKEDMIRLKRLPAISNAYFKASCSEGKCNVVVTVEENFTIIPEVNFHKTINQKLAYRIGVGEYNFLGRNMTLGAFYQYNGFDSYGINFRAPTLFSAKWGVSLSHQNWTSEEPLYFGSESANYKYQNISYEALALYQHNFKNQFQFGINFFEEKYNYLRGSTSSDVPTELNVDKKLLKLIYVFDNLDYNYQYINGIKNEFHGQYVTSENEYQNDFLIFWNDFFYFKRIGEKGNWANRLRFGLSSNDDTPFAPFALDNNLNLRGVGILVDRGTGSIVWNTEYRHTLYEKKWFVIQSNVFVDAGTWRNPGGSFDDFINSDNMKVYSGIGLRFINKKIFNAIFRIDYGHGLTKNGSKGFVFGIGQYF, from the coding sequence ATGAAAATAGTAAATGAAAAATATAAAAATAAGTATCTATTTTTCTTGAAGACAATAATTCTTGCAACATTTTGGTTGTCTGTAAACTGTTATTCACAAGAAAAAAGTATAGAAAAAATTACTTTTTCAGGAGCTAAAAAAACGAAAGCACATGTTTTAAAGAAAATACTGAAATCAAAAGAAAATAAAGTGCTTGATTCAATGGTATTAAAAGAAGATATGATTCGTTTGAAGCGCTTACCAGCAATTTCTAATGCGTATTTTAAAGCATCATGTTCTGAGGGTAAATGTAATGTTGTTGTAACTGTAGAAGAGAACTTTACAATAATTCCAGAAGTTAATTTTCACAAAACGATCAATCAAAAATTAGCCTACAGAATAGGAGTGGGTGAGTATAACTTTTTGGGAAGGAACATGACCTTAGGTGCGTTTTACCAATACAATGGTTTTGATTCTTATGGAATTAACTTTAGGGCTCCTACGTTATTTTCAGCAAAATGGGGAGTGTCATTAAGTCATCAAAACTGGACGAGTGAAGAACCACTTTATTTTGGTAGTGAATCAGCCAATTATAAGTATCAGAATATCTCTTATGAAGCTTTGGCTTTATACCAACACAATTTTAAAAATCAGTTTCAATTTGGAATTAATTTTTTTGAGGAAAAGTATAATTATTTAAGAGGAAGTACTTCATCGGATGTTCCTACTGAGTTAAATGTAGATAAAAAGCTACTGAAGCTAATTTATGTTTTTGATAATCTAGATTATAATTATCAATACATTAACGGAATAAAAAATGAGTTTCATGGACAATATGTAACTTCTGAAAATGAATATCAGAATGATTTTTTAATTTTTTGGAATGACTTTTTTTACTTTAAAAGAATAGGTGAAAAAGGAAATTGGGCAAACAGATTGCGTTTTGGTTTGTCATCTAATGATGATACTCCATTTGCTCCATTTGCTTTAGATAATAATTTGAATTTACGAGGAGTTGGTATTTTAGTTGATCGAGGTACTGGAAGTATTGTTTGGAATACCGAATATAGGCATACGCTGTATGAAAAAAAATGGTTTGTTATTCAAAGTAATGTGTTTGTAGACGCTGGAACATGGCGTAATCCAGGAGGAAGTTTTGATGATTTTATCAATAGTGATAATATGAAAGTTTATTCAGGTATAGGTTTACGTTTCATTAATAAAAAAATATTCAATGCAATTTTTAGAATTGATTATGGGCATGGGCTTACAAAGAATGGATCAAAAGGATTTGTGTTTGGTATAGGTCAATATTTTTAA
- a CDS encoding metallophosphoesterase family protein, with product MDTKTTYINTVKGKVLLFGGVYSNLQALEALIKVAEKENIAPENCFCTGDIVGYCAQPEETVQAFINWGAHSIIGNVEQQLRNREVNCGCDFTEGSRCDVFSKAWYPFAQNQLSEASINWMQTLPNYISFTYANKKIFMVHGSYHYISEFIFKSTPWKNKISSFNETNCDVIVAGHSGLPFTDEKDSLLWLNPGVIGMPANNAKPHVWYAILNDTNGFSYSFHTLSYNYKKANTLMTEQQLPPAYAQTLLTGFWDNMEILPQEERLWKGRDLFKIINH from the coding sequence ATGGATACAAAAACAACATACATAAATACCGTTAAAGGAAAAGTACTTTTGTTTGGGGGTGTTTACAGTAATCTACAAGCTTTAGAAGCTTTAATTAAAGTCGCTGAAAAGGAAAATATAGCACCTGAAAACTGTTTTTGCACAGGTGATATTGTTGGCTATTGTGCACAACCAGAAGAAACAGTACAAGCCTTTATAAACTGGGGAGCACATAGTATTATTGGAAATGTAGAACAACAGTTACGAAATAGAGAGGTTAATTGTGGTTGTGATTTTACAGAAGGTTCTCGTTGTGATGTTTTTTCAAAAGCGTGGTATCCTTTTGCTCAAAACCAACTTTCGGAAGCTTCAATTAATTGGATGCAAACCCTACCCAATTATATCTCTTTTACTTATGCAAATAAAAAGATTTTCATGGTACATGGTTCATACCATTATATTTCTGAATTTATTTTTAAATCTACTCCATGGAAAAATAAAATTTCATCATTCAATGAAACTAATTGCGATGTAATTGTTGCTGGACATTCCGGACTTCCTTTTACAGATGAAAAAGACTCGCTTCTTTGGTTAAATCCAGGAGTTATTGGCATGCCTGCTAACAATGCAAAACCACATGTTTGGTATGCCATTTTAAATGACACTAATGGTTTTTCATACTCTTTTCATACTCTTTCTTATAATTATAAAAAAGCAAATACATTAATGACTGAACAACAGCTACCTCCTGCTTATGCACAAACATTACTTACAGGTTTTTGGGACAATATGGAAATTTTGCCCCAAGAAGAACGACTATGGAAAGGACGAGATTTATTTAAAATTATAAATCATTAA
- a CDS encoding glycosyltransferase family 2 protein: protein MNPLIKVIIPAYNEQDSIAHVINDIPSIVDEVIVISNNSTDNTETIAKNAGATVLSENRKGYGYACLKGMEYISIKNEKPDIVVFLDGDYSDYPEQLTELVAPIMNDNIDFVIGARVQRLREKGSMTPQQVFGNWLATTLMKLFFGAKFTDLGPFRAIKYDKLLALNMEDKTYGWTVEMQLKALKQKLTYTEIPMKYRNRIGVSKVSGTVKGSILAGIKILGWIFKYSFK, encoded by the coding sequence ATGAATCCACTTATAAAAGTTATCATCCCCGCATATAACGAACAAGATTCCATTGCCCATGTAATCAATGACATTCCTTCCATAGTAGACGAGGTAATTGTTATTAGTAACAATTCAACAGATAATACTGAAACCATTGCTAAAAACGCAGGAGCAACAGTACTTTCTGAAAATAGAAAAGGTTACGGATATGCTTGTTTGAAAGGGATGGAATATATTTCTATTAAAAACGAAAAGCCAGATATCGTTGTTTTTTTAGACGGAGATTATTCTGATTATCCTGAACAACTTACTGAGCTTGTTGCTCCAATAATGAATGATAACATTGATTTTGTAATTGGTGCTCGTGTACAACGACTACGTGAAAAGGGCTCTATGACTCCTCAACAAGTTTTTGGTAATTGGCTAGCAACTACTTTAATGAAGTTGTTTTTTGGTGCAAAATTCACTGATTTAGGTCCTTTCAGAGCAATAAAATATGATAAACTACTAGCTTTAAACATGGAAGACAAAACGTATGGTTGGACAGTAGAAATGCAATTAAAGGCTTTGAAACAAAAATTAACTTATACAGAAATTCCTATGAAATATAGAAATAGAATTGGCGTTTCAAAGGTTTCAGGAACTGTAAAAGGTAGTATATTAGCCGGCATAAAAATTTTAGGTTGGATCTTTAAATATAGCTTTAAATAA
- a CDS encoding S46 family peptidase, producing the protein MKYIKILFLFIVVQVTAQQGGMWIPSLLEGMNEQEMTSLGSKLTAKDIYDVNNSSLKDAIGHFNGGCTSEVISPEGLILTNHHCGFGQIQSHSSLENDYLKDGFWAMNKKEELPNKGLYVEFIVRIDDVTTKALNGVTDTMTEREKQSTIDKNINEIQKTVQKETWQGVKIKPFYKGNQYFLFVTEKFEDVRLVGAPPSSIGKFGSDTDNWVFPRHTGDFSLFRIYADKNNRPAKYSKDNVPYKPKHFLPVSLDGIEEGDFTMVFGFPGRTNEYLPAVAIKHITQEFNPSNIAIREAALKEIDAQMKASDAVRIKYASKQARIANAWKKWIGENLGIKKSNAIAERQAFEATFKKALKEKGLEKTYGNILPEFEKLYIDFADINIKRRNFIEVFLVTNELMQMTFRAYQLEQVALNKPKKFEEARTSLVNRIKGIHKNFDVNVDKGVFKNVMPLYNPTNVDASIYDKTNFTDLNKALQLLEGDAKKVVKNLNKDAAYQYAKPMIEEFYTKINPEFQQKNQPITALQKTYMKALMEALPNTRYFPDANSTLRVTYGQVRGYSPRDAVYYNPVSYLDGVIEKYVPGDYEFDVPQKLRDLYDAKDFGQYTDKNGKVPVCFLGTNHTTGGNSGSPAIDAHGNLIGLNFDRVWEGTMSDMNYDPEICRNIMVDVRYVLFIVDKYAGAKHLIEEMKLVHPKKK; encoded by the coding sequence ATGAAGTATATAAAAATTCTATTCTTATTTATTGTCGTTCAAGTTACTGCACAGCAAGGAGGTATGTGGATTCCTTCTCTTTTAGAAGGAATGAATGAACAAGAAATGACCTCTTTAGGAAGTAAACTTACCGCTAAAGACATTTATGATGTAAATAACTCAAGTTTAAAAGATGCTATTGGGCATTTTAACGGAGGTTGTACTAGCGAAGTGATTTCTCCTGAAGGATTAATTTTAACCAATCACCACTGTGGTTTTGGACAAATTCAATCTCACTCATCTTTAGAAAATGATTACCTAAAAGATGGTTTTTGGGCGATGAATAAAAAAGAAGAATTACCTAATAAAGGGCTATATGTTGAATTTATTGTTCGTATTGATGATGTAACTACCAAAGCATTGAATGGGGTTACTGATACTATGACTGAACGTGAAAAACAATCGACTATTGATAAAAACATCAACGAAATTCAAAAAACAGTACAAAAAGAAACATGGCAAGGTGTTAAAATAAAGCCATTTTACAAAGGCAATCAATATTTCTTATTTGTTACAGAAAAATTTGAAGACGTTCGTTTAGTAGGTGCACCACCAAGTAGTATTGGAAAATTTGGTAGTGATACCGATAACTGGGTTTTCCCTCGTCATACAGGAGATTTTTCATTATTCAGAATTTATGCTGATAAAAACAATCGTCCTGCTAAATACAGCAAAGACAACGTTCCTTACAAACCAAAGCACTTTTTACCAGTTTCTTTAGATGGAATTGAAGAAGGTGATTTTACTATGGTTTTTGGTTTCCCAGGTCGTACTAATGAATATTTACCCGCTGTTGCTATTAAACATATTACACAAGAGTTTAATCCGAGTAACATTGCTATTCGTGAAGCTGCATTAAAAGAAATTGATGCACAAATGAAAGCTAGTGATGCTGTTCGTATTAAATATGCTTCAAAACAAGCACGTATTGCAAATGCTTGGAAAAAATGGATTGGTGAAAATCTAGGAATTAAAAAGAGTAATGCTATCGCAGAGCGTCAAGCTTTTGAAGCTACTTTCAAAAAAGCATTAAAAGAAAAAGGATTAGAAAAAACCTACGGAAATATTCTTCCTGAGTTTGAAAAATTATATATAGACTTTGCTGATATTAATATTAAAAGAAGAAACTTTATTGAAGTTTTCTTAGTTACCAACGAGTTGATGCAAATGACTTTTAGAGCGTATCAGTTAGAACAAGTAGCTTTAAATAAACCTAAAAAGTTTGAAGAAGCTAGAACTTCTTTGGTAAATCGAATTAAAGGAATTCATAAAAACTTTGATGTAAATGTTGATAAAGGAGTGTTTAAAAATGTAATGCCTTTATACAATCCTACTAATGTAGATGCTTCTATTTATGACAAAACAAATTTTACTGATTTAAATAAAGCTTTACAATTATTAGAAGGAGACGCTAAAAAGGTGGTAAAAAACTTAAACAAAGATGCTGCTTACCAATATGCTAAGCCTATGATTGAAGAGTTTTACACAAAAATAAATCCTGAGTTTCAACAGAAAAACCAGCCAATTACAGCGTTACAAAAAACATACATGAAAGCATTAATGGAAGCATTACCAAATACACGCTATTTTCCTGATGCTAACAGCACTTTACGTGTTACTTACGGTCAAGTTCGTGGATACTCTCCTAGAGATGCTGTATACTACAATCCTGTAAGTTATTTAGATGGTGTTATTGAAAAATACGTTCCTGGTGATTATGAATTTGATGTACCTCAAAAGTTACGCGATTTATACGACGCTAAAGATTTTGGACAATACACTGATAAAAACGGAAAAGTTCCTGTTTGTTTCTTAGGAACCAATCATACCACAGGTGGTAACTCTGGTAGTCCTGCTATTGATGCACACGGAAACTTAATTGGATTAAACTTCGACCGTGTATGGGAAGGAACGATGAGTGATATGAATTACGATCCTGAAATTTGTAGAAATATTATGGTTGATGTTCGCTATGTATTATTTATTGTAGATAAATATGCAGGAGCAAAACACTTAATTGAAGAAATGAAGTTAGTACACCCAAAGAAAAAATAA